ATAGATTTTGATTTCTTCCTCGGGATTTTCCGCCCTTGCTATCTTTTTAATTGAACTTAATTCAAATCCGTACTCTTCAAGTTCGGAAACTTTTATGGTTTTTTCTTCTTTGCAGAATGGACAGATTTTCCTTACCAGCCTTTGTGCTGTAATAGCAGATACCCCTGAACCAACCATATAATCTTTGATTTTCATATCAATTAAACGTGGTATGGCACTTACAGCATCATTTGTATGGAGGGTGGAGAGAACAAGATGACCTGTTATTGAGGCTCTCATTGCCATTTCAGCAGTTTCTTCGTCCCTAATCTCACCTACCAGAATAACATCAGGGTCTTGTCTAAGAAAATGTCTAATGGCACGGGCAAATGTATATCCAGCTTTTTCATTGACCTGTGTCTGCTTGATAAATGGGAATTTATATTCTATAGGGTCTTCTACGGTAAGTATGTTTCTATTGAGGGCATTTATTTTCCTGAGAGCTGCATAAAGGGTTGTTGTTTTACCTGAGCCTGTAGGACCTGTAACAAGAACTATGCCCTGTGGTTTCATAAATTGTTTTTCCAGTTCTCTGAGGACATTTTCCTCAAAACCAAGATTTTTTAGATTAAATAGGGATATATTTTTTCCTAAAACTCTGATAACTACATTTTCTCCTGAAGCTGTAGGAACTGTAGAAATTCTTAAATCGTATTCCTCGTCAAAAAATGTATGGGAGAAAGAACCATCCTGTGGAAGTCTTTGTTCTGCGATATCCATACCAGCAAGGACTTTTATACGGGATACAATTGAGTTATGTACTTCTTTAGGAATTGCATAGTAATGTTTCATAATACCATCTATTCTGAAAAATACATGGGAAGCTAAATCTTCAGGGGATATATGTATATCTGTTGCTCTATCTATAATGGCATTATTTAGAATAAGCTCAACAAACCTGGGGACTTCGGTTCCCAGTCCTCCTGCTTTTGCTCTTTCTATGAGCTCTTTAATTTCTTCATCAACAGGTTTTTCCAGTAAAAAGTATTGGATTTCAATTGTTTTCAGGAGGGTTTCGGTATCGGTTACATAAATTTCAATTTCTTTACCTGTAACTCTTCTGACTATATCAATAGCATTAAGGTCATAGGGATTTGCCATTGCAAGATATAGCTTGTTGTCTTCTATCTGGAAAGGAATAACCTGAAACTGTTTTGCCAGATTTTTGTCTATTAGTCTAAGGGCTTCTTTGGTAGGGGGGTATTGGGACAGGTCAATGTAAGGCTTTCCGGACTGATGAGCAATAGCCTCTGCCACTTCCCTTGGAGATACAAAAGAGAGCTTCTGGAGAATTTCCCCAAAAAGCCCTCCTACAACCTGCTGGACTTCAAGAGCTACCTGTATCTGCTCTTCTGTTATATAACCCAGCTCCTTCAGGAGCTGGCCAAGGGGTTTACGTTCAGGCATTACTGTCTTTTGGAATCAAAATAATAGATAAGTGCATTGGAACCATTACATGCGCTTCCTGTTGGTGCATTGTTATATGTTGCAATCCATGTGGTAGAACTAACATTGTCAGGTGTACCTGCACAAATCACATTACCTCGTTCGCCATCGGCTACATTATCAAAGGATACATCTATTGCATCTACAAAAACAAGGTCATCTCCTCCAAAAGCCGTACCACAATCCTGAGCCTTACATAAAACCATTATATTTTTGGTGCCATCATTTCCAAAAAATACATAATACTTATAAGAGCCTACGGTTATTGTGTTGGTTTCGTTATTGGTAGTACCTTCATAGGGAGGATTTATAAAATTTGCATTTATCAAATCTGTTTTAACATCATCATTATTATCATCTCCGATTAGACCACTATTATTTTGATCTCCTGCAAATCTTCCTTTTCTATCATAGAAATTCCACTGTGTTATTTCCCACTCCTTAAATTTTGCTGTAACTTTTTTAGCCCTTGCATTCTGAATTAAGTCCTGACCTTTGATTACAGCTCCCAGGATAATACCTATAATGACCAGTACAATAGCCAGTTCAACCAAAGTAAAACCTTTTTGTGAATTTTTTTTCATTCTTATTACCTCCTGCTATTTATTAATAATTCTAAACTGAGTATTTAACATTATCGTCGTATTATTTAGAAATTTCAATATTAACCGAATATTAACTTTGTATAAAACAAGATATGTTGCTAAAATGAGTAAATCATGAAAATTTATTCTGTCTATTATGGGAATAGAATAAGGAAAGGTATAACCGTTAGAAAAAAAGGAAATCAGGTTTTATTCCTTTCTTTTGATTATAAAAAAGGTTCAAAAATAGCCATCTCTATTCATTATCCTGAAATTATATCTGCCAGTGTAACCTTACCAGATGTGGCAGACGAAGAAACAAAAGAACTTCTAACCAAGAATAGATTATCAAATCTGCTTTCTGCAGAAAAAGAGTATATCTTTTTGTATTTTGAAAAAGAAAAAATCTCCCAAACAGAAACACTTTTTGATGTTTATGCTCTTCCTTATGAAGTTTATCAGGAAGCTGTTGAAAGATATACTGATGTAGATTTACTTACTATTGATGTTTTTTCTTTAATATCTTTTGATTTAGAAGGTATTACATTCCATTTTTACTCCGACAGCGAAAAGATACTTATTTCTGTTTATAAAGAACAGCTTCCTCTTTATACAAGAGCAGTCTCTATTCCTGAAAACCTATCAACGGAGAAATATATAAATTTCCTTTACGAAAATTTTAGTGTTACTTATTCATTTGTAACTCAGAATAAAAAGATAGATATTGACCAGATAATAATTTCCGGTGAAAATTTTGATAATCCAGAATTTATAGAGTTGATATATAATCAGACCAGAGCTCCACTAACCAATCTTCTTCCTTTTGTTAAAGGGATTACTCCTCAGCAATTTAATGAATTTTTAATTGAAATTGGGACAGCTCTTACCACAGAAAATTTTAACTTTTTACCTCCAGAGATAAAAAGGGAAAAAATCTTTTCCCGTCTTTTAAAGAATTTGACGATATTACTTCTATTTCTCCTGATTTTTTTATCAATAGTGGATGTAAATAAATTTATTAATCTGAAGAGATTAAATGAGCAATTAACAGATTTACGGTATGATATAGAAACAGCACTAACAAAGATAAATTCAATATTTACTTCTGGGGAACTTGATTTTTATAGAAAGTATTTTGAATTGGCAAATGTAAGCATAAGCATATCCCCCGATACTATCATATCTGAGATAAGTAATCTCCTACTTATGCTAAATGAAGATAAATTTGAGATAAAAGTTCAGGAAAGTTATATAGAAATTCATATAGATGCAACTCAGCAATTTAATTCTCTTATAGAAATGGAAGATTTCAAAGAAAATCTAAATACCACCCTTGCTCATCTTAAAGAATTTGACGTAAAGAAATCTATTAACGAAAATATAGAAAAGTTGGAGTTGGAAATACACCTATTTTTGAGGAAACCTCTTGATGAGAAGTAAGGTATATTTAGTGTATTTGGTTATTTCTCTGCTTACTATCTTTTCCCTTGTTTTTTATTTTTCTTTGTCTTCTGTTCAGAAATCTCTTGAAAGCAAAAAAGGAGAATTTCTTTCTTATAAAAACAAGATAAACAATATTGAAAAAGACCTTATTAGGTTAAAGGAACTTGTCCAGAAAAACGGTTTGTTTCCTGTAAAAAAGAAAGAAGCCAAAGTTATAGTTCTTAGGGAGATAAACCACTTTATTGAAATGTATGATGCCGAAATAATTAAGCCTGTGACAGACGAAAATGGAGTTTATTCGGCCACTGTAGTGTTCAAATACTATCCAGAAAGTGCGATAGAACTAATGGAATTAATAAGAAAGTTTAAGGAAAAAAAATATCCTATACTAATGGTAAATAGATTTTTCCTCGAAAATTTAGAAGAAGGTAGTATTGTTACTTTAGAAATCACCCTGGAGCAGCCATACGTAAAATGAACTTAGCTAAAGATTTCAAAAAACTTAAAGCTAAAGAGATATTGTTATTATTTCTACCTGTTATCGTAGGTGGATTTTTATCTATCGTATTTTATCCATTTTTACAAAATATTCTATACTCTCTTTTTGAAAAAAATTTAAATTACTCACTGAAATTACCAGAGATTGACTTCAAAATTGACTTCAAAATTAGGAAATCACCTAAGATATATCACGAAACTGTTTCTTCTCTGCTGGAAATAAAACCTTACAAAGCTCCCTTACAAATGGATAGACCTGCAAATATAAATAAAAATCCTGCTCCATCTTATAAAATTTCTTTTATATACATTGGAAAAAACAAGTATGTGATAATCAATAATAAACTCTGGTCAGAAGGCGATACATTACCTTCTGGAGAAAAAATTTTAAGGATAACCAGAAACGGTATCTTAGTAACAGGCAAATGGGGTGAAAGATGGATAAAATTTTTAAGATAATTCTTGGTTTGTTATTTGTATTCCAGATTAGCTGTTATCATCAACAGAATTATCAAGTTGTGAAGAAGAATAATATGGTTAAATCTTCTAAAACCACACCTACAGCACACGAAAAAAAGATTACAAAAAACTTTATTCCTCCACCACCTATTATAAAAAAGCCTGTTATTCAAAAAATATCGCCTCTGGAAGGAAAATATTTCTCCTTTAGTGCAAATAATGCTCCTTTACGCACAGTTTTGTATGCAATATCAAAGGATACAGGGATGAACCTGGCAATATCCCCAGATGTTAATTTGTCTAAAGTGATATCTGCGAATTTTAATAATACCCCTGCCCAGACGGCTCTTGATATCATTACTTCTCTGGCAGGAGTTTACTACGAAATAAAAGGTAATGTTATTTACATCAAAGCCACCACAACAAAAACTTTTCATATACCCTATATCCATACAAATTCTAAATATAAAGCTGACCTTGGAGGTGATGTCCTTGGCAGTTCAGCTTACAGAGGAGGAACAACAGGGACAACAACAGGAGGTGTTCCTTTAACTGGAACAGGAAGAACCACCTCAACTTCTACATCAAATTTAAGCGGTAGATTTTCCCTACAATACGAAACCCCAGAGGATATTAATGACTACTATCAAGAAATAGAAACTACCATTAGAGATATTCTACAGATTAACTCCACTTCCCAACAAAACTCTCTAAACAGCTATACATTAAATAGATTTACAGGAGTTTTAATTGTAACTGCAACACGGGATAAAATGGAAAAAATTGAAAATTTCATAAAAATATTAAAAAAAGAAACAAAGAAGCAGGTACTAATAGAAGCAAAAATTATTGAAGTAACTCTAAATAATGAATTTAGATATGGAATAGATTGGAACTTGCTTATGAGAAATTTCTTAG
This genomic window from Persephonella sp. IF05-L8 contains:
- a CDS encoding prepilin-type N-terminal cleavage/methylation domain-containing protein; its protein translation is MKKNSQKGFTLVELAIVLVIIGIILGAVIKGQDLIQNARAKKVTAKFKEWEITQWNFYDRKGRFAGDQNNSGLIGDDNNDDVKTDLINANFINPPYEGTTNNETNTITVGSYKYYVFFGNDGTKNIMVLCKAQDCGTAFGGDDLVFVDAIDVSFDNVADGERGNVICAGTPDNVSSTTWIATYNNAPTGSACNGSNALIYYFDSKRQ
- a CDS encoding secretin and TonB N-terminal domain-containing protein; protein product: MDKIFKIILGLLFVFQISCYHQQNYQVVKKNNMVKSSKTTPTAHEKKITKNFIPPPPIIKKPVIQKISPLEGKYFSFSANNAPLRTVLYAISKDTGMNLAISPDVNLSKVISANFNNTPAQTALDIITSLAGVYYEIKGNVIYIKATTTKTFHIPYIHTNSKYKADLGGDVLGSSAYRGGTTGTTTGGVPLTGTGRTTSTSTSNLSGRFSLQYETPEDINDYYQEIETTIRDILQINSTSQQNSLNSYTLNRFTGVLIVTATRDKMEKIENFIKILKKETKKQVLIEAKIIEVTLNNEFRYGIDWNLLMRNFLGTGASVNVVQSLALGTSYGQVLVTGKDFQSILNALASVGSIETLSNPRIRVLNGQTALISSGIVIPFWEKEINTVTGTAVTQQVNYIRTSILNGILLGVTPYIGDGEILMNIIPVSTRIEDVRQLIDNGQVVAEAPVLNIKEAGTVVKVKDGDLIIIGGLIGTEERKIESKVPGLGDIPGIGALFKRYETVKTKKELIIFLRPHIIKVH
- a CDS encoding GspE/PulE family protein codes for the protein MPERKPLGQLLKELGYITEEQIQVALEVQQVVGGLFGEILQKLSFVSPREVAEAIAHQSGKPYIDLSQYPPTKEALRLIDKNLAKQFQVIPFQIEDNKLYLAMANPYDLNAIDIVRRVTGKEIEIYVTDTETLLKTIEIQYFLLEKPVDEEIKELIERAKAGGLGTEVPRFVELILNNAIIDRATDIHISPEDLASHVFFRIDGIMKHYYAIPKEVHNSIVSRIKVLAGMDIAEQRLPQDGSFSHTFFDEEYDLRISTVPTASGENVVIRVLGKNISLFNLKNLGFEENVLRELEKQFMKPQGIVLVTGPTGSGKTTTLYAALRKINALNRNILTVEDPIEYKFPFIKQTQVNEKAGYTFARAIRHFLRQDPDVILVGEIRDEETAEMAMRASITGHLVLSTLHTNDAVSAIPRLIDMKIKDYMVGSGVSAITAQRLVRKICPFCKEEKTIKVSELEEYGFELSSIKKIARAENPEEEIKIYYGKGCEHCKNTGYLGRTVIAELLIIDPDIADLIVKGETPLKIMEKAREKGMLTIKEDGLIKVLKGITTPEEVRRVVG